The DNA window CGATAAAACCACTTTTCGCCTGCTACGTGGCGAGAGCAACCTGTTCTATATGCTGGCAAAGTGGGAAAACAACACAATTGAGGTCGATATTCCCGAAAACCTCAATATGCAAAGTCCCACAGTGACGCTGATTTACGACGCCAACGGCAAACTCTTATGGGCACAGCACGACGTGCCATGGCTCACCAAACGCATTCAGCCGGAGTGGCTGAAAAACAACGGTTTTCATGAGATTGAGGCCGATGTCGACAGCAGTAGCATGTTGCAACACAATAACCTGGAAGTGCAGCAACAGCTGGACGCTATCCGTGAAGAGGATGACGACTCCGAGATGACCCACTCGGTGGCGATCAATCTTTACCCCGCCACCAGCACGATGCCGCAGCTGAGTATCGTGGTCGTCGATACCATTCCGGTGGAACTTAAGCGTTCCTATATGGTGTGGAGCTGGTTTATCTACGTGCTGGCGGCCAACCTGCTGCTGGTGATCCCGTTACTATGGGTAGCAGCATGGTGGAGCCTGCGACCTATCGAGTCGCTGGCAAAAGAGGTGCGTGAACTGGAAGAGCATCACCGTGAGATGCTCAACCCGAACACCACCCGCGAGCTCACCCGGCTGGTCAGCAACCTTAACCGCCTGCTGAAAAGTGAACGCGAGCGCTACGACAAATACCGCACCACCCTGACCGACCTGACCCATAGCCTGAAAACGCCGCTCGCGGTGATGCAAAGCACCCTGCGCTCGATGCGCGGCGGGAAGCTC is part of the Klebsiella huaxiensis genome and encodes:
- the phoQ gene encoding two-component system sensor histidine kinase PhoQ — protein: MKGVLRHILPLSLRVRFLLATAAVVLVLSLSYGMVALVGYSVSFDKTTFRLLRGESNLFYMLAKWENNTIEVDIPENLNMQSPTVTLIYDANGKLLWAQHDVPWLTKRIQPEWLKNNGFHEIEADVDSSSMLQHNNLEVQQQLDAIREEDDDSEMTHSVAINLYPATSTMPQLSIVVVDTIPVELKRSYMVWSWFIYVLAANLLLVIPLLWVAAWWSLRPIESLAKEVRELEEHHREMLNPNTTRELTRLVSNLNRLLKSERERYDKYRTTLTDLTHSLKTPLAVMQSTLRSMRGGKLNVNEAEPVMLEQISRISQQIGYYLHRASMRSGGSLLSRELHPIAPLLDSLTSALNKVYQRKGVNITLDISPEISFVGEQNDFMEVMGNVLDNACKYCLEFVEVSVRQSNDNHLHILVEDDGPGIPQSMRNAVFDRGQRADTLRPGQGVGLAVARDIVEQYDGRILTEDSLLGGACMEVIFGHQLPDDKES